CTTTGTCActttcatttgaaaaaaaaaaactgtcattgATTCAGCTCCTGAACTTCCCatttaatgtacatttttttcatatatttctaaTAATCTTGCTGTCAATAACAACTGACAATAAGACAACAAATTTTTAACTTCATTAAATTGAAAATTATGTATGTCAGTGTAGTAGTGTTAAATGCTTACCAGGTTCAGATGCAAATGAAGAAACtccactcaggcaagtctgctggaccagatgGAGTGAGTcccctcaaggcctgtgccccccagctttGTGGAGTCTTCCATAAACTGTTCATGCTGAGTCTGAAGAGGGTCCCAGTGCTGTGGAAGACATCaagcctcgtccctgtaccaaagacgccacgtcccagtggcccccaggattacaggcctgtgacactgacctcccacatcatgaagaccctggaaaggctcatcctggaccagatCTCACCCATTGTCAGACCACATCAGGATCCCATTCAATTTGCTTACCAGCCCCGTCTCacaggacgccatcatctatctgctcaatcgtgtctacatcCACccggaccagccggcgagcactgtgaggttcatgtttttttttacttttccagtgcttgGTGATAAGCTAACAGCGATGCAGGGGGATGCTTCTCtagtgtcctggattgttgattacctgacaggaagaccacaatatgtgcgTCTTCCAcattgtgtgtctgacaaggtaatcagcaacacaggagcaccaTAAGGGAccatcctctcccccttcctcttcaccctctacaccacagacttcagccgctgcacagagacctgcatcttcagaagtttttgATGTAAATTTGTAAGTTTTTGATGTAAGTAAATTTGCGGTCAATTTAGACTCAATTCAAAATCTCCTACTTGGGACGAACACtaaatgtaaatagctgacttTCTAAATAAACCTATCCATCTTTGCAAGGTCAATTTTTGCTTTCATTAAATTCCAAATGTTTAGCCATAATTAGCTTAGCTGTCCTACTCTTGTTACTGCTCTTTCCTACTGCTGTTACAATCAAATGAACATCTCTGCAAAGATAAATTAGCTGAGACCTTAGGTTGATGGTAGTTACTAGCAAACACAGAAACGTACATACACTATATAGTACAGTTCTATGATACATCACCAAATAGAACAATTTGTGGCAATGCAGACAAGCAGAGAAACAGTTTAATTAGTTGAATTTGTTCACTTGATCGGAGGTGTGTTTCCTGCAGATATACAACATCGGATCTCAATGATTTTAAATGAGTAAAAGCCCTTGTGCGTTTAACCGGATTATTTATACCTTTAACATTCCAGCTTATAAAACGAAGAGCAGATGACTTTGCGAGCTTGCCATTCAGGTACCAAAATGCAGGTGCAGAAAAAATATGTCCCAACCTCTGGAATAATAAATCTTTCGTGCTTGAATCGGTACGGTCCAATATCGTCTTTTCAGAGCTAGCAATAGCTCTCATAATCTCACTCATGTCATGGGGTGGTGCCTCCGGTCTGTCCTCAGCATGGTCCTGTCAGGATCTGACGGCGCCCTGACCGGTCGACCTGCcagtgtgtgtatatctgtgtgcgtgtgtgttgcatcttcaaaaaataaaaatacaataactgagCCTTACACCGGAGTATCGTTGCACTGGTTTACTGAACCTTACTTTCAGGGCATGTACAGAACATGAGCATCCATTTTCTACTGCCTCCTACAGGACACACACTTCTTCCACTTCCTTACACATTAATGTAACACAGAACTAATACTGCCTCTCCTGGCATTACCATTGTAACAACAcattcattctgtttctttcagaagAATAACAGGAACTTAGGATGTAGGTatctatgaataataactattatgtatactcatatatttatataaccacTTATATCTTGCGATACCACAGTGTGAAAATGTCTCTCCTATCGCCCTGTCTTCCCCTCCGGCTCCGCTGTGATGTGCTAGGAGGTAACCTAGCAACAGGCTACCTCCGACCCGGAAGTGCTGTCGCCCGGAGCTGCCGCACCTGCAGTCAATCCACCAGCTGCTGCCAATCAACTAGTAGCAGGGCTACTTAATGGTGTGGCTGAGCGACAGACAGCGCTGGAGTATTGCACTAAACCTGGTAGTGTTTTTGAGTCGCTAACGTTATTGAAGTGCTGTCTGATCTTCGTACTCATTCtgctgtcgtgtgtgtgtgtgttcacccaGGGATTGACGGAGGATTTACGGACACTAAGGAAGCACTTGGAGGAGAGACGGGCACTCACTACCACTTACACGGAAGGAGGGACGCACTATCACCATTGTTGCACATTTGAGCTGTTGTCACCttgctgcactgtaaataaatgcactgtcaTTATTTCTGAGCTCCGCGCCTGAGTCCACTCTTTAACAACCGTGACAGGTCCGAGGCCTTTGCGGCCTGCTCTTTTCCCGATCTAGTTTTGCTCATATTTCGTACACCGTAGCCTTGAAGATGTAAAAAGTGCCTCAGAGCAGCACACGGGCGTGTTATCGTACTGTTGTTAAAAGTTCGTTAGTTTTGGAGCAATGGAATTATGAAACAAGTTAGTCCATTGAGGAGCCCTGTACAACACGTCTTCACATGGCTACCAGACACGCCCCCcgtcattttgttattattcaaTTCAGAACTGCCCAGACCAGACACAGTGACGTTTCACCAGAATCCCTTTGATCTCTGGTCTTCTTTATGACATCAGCACACGAAAACCTATAAATAGGGGAGAGGTTCTCACTCTTGTCAGTCTTTCAAAGAGAGTGGAAGAATTCACTAGGCAGGAAACTACTGGAAACTTGCGTTTCTGACACAGTTGacggtatttttaaaaaatcttttagtTGGTACAGAGATTTAGCATCAACTTCAATTTGAAATATGAGTCTGTCAAATCCTGTTGTATGCAACATGAGAGCCGAGAACGAAAAACTTAAACAGCAAATcaaagagctgaaaaatgagaataaaactCTCAAACAACAAAACTCTACCATACGTGACCTTAAAGTCGAGAACGCCGACCTTAAGGAGCAAAAAAGAGAGCTCATAAATGAGAACAAGATTCTCCAAAAAAACATTGAAGTTCTCTTCAAACGAAGTGGGTTCTctaaaaacaagaggaaaagagaCCTGCAACTAGAGAATGAAACAATTCACTTCAAAATTCAAGAGCTGGAATATTGGAACCAAATTCTAAAGGATTTAAACAGCTCCAAAACCAAAGAGATCCAGCAACAGAAAGAGGTGATGCAGGAAATGGAGGCAGAAATCAGAGAGTTGCAAAGCAGCAAGACAGGCTTGGTTATAAAAGTGGGAGACATGGAAAAGGACAACCAGTCTTTAAGAGAGGAAAATGATGTGACGGTAAAACGCATGTGTGAGCTGAAAAGGgactttgaaaaggaaaaagatgacATGCAACAGGAAATACAGGCTGTTAAAACTGAGCTCCATCAGGCAAACACAGCCTTTAAAGAGTTACAAGagagtgaagaaagaaaaaggatcatgaatgaggaaaacaaaacaacggaCAGTGAACAGCTCAGACAGACCCTGGAACGCCAATGCTTTGCACATGAAATTGACATATTGAGGCGGCATAACGAACTTCTTGAACAGGACCTCCAGGAGCTTTCCAAAAGGAGTGGTGATTCTCAAAAAGAACTGAAACCACACGATGAGGGTGTGAAAGGAGAATCACGGATCTCCAAAGCCACTGAGAAAGACTCCGAACATGATTTTGAAGTGACCAACAGAGAAAAGGAGTTGTTGTGCCATGAATTTGAGGAAATGAAAAGAGAGCTTGAAGAGGTCAAGAAAAATCTGTATGATTCACAGGAAGCCTTGAAAACAGAAGACATGGCGTTGCAAACCCAAGCTCAGACTCCCAAAGTTTCACAGGAAGAACATAACAATCTGATAAACAACTACGATGTCCAAGTTGACATactcaaacaacaaaataaggcCTTAGAAAATACGGTTAGTGACCTTACCAAAAAGATGTGGAATGGACGGGAAGCGATGAGACAAATGGAAAAGAACTTTCAAGAACAAAGGAAGCTACTCGAAAATCTCCGAGGAGAATTCGAGGAAATTTAGCACAACTACGACTTTGGCCCTCCCTATTAAACCTGGTTAACGCAGGTTCAATAGGGCTATAACTTAGACAATGGAAGTTCATTTGATTTAATTGGCCCAATATGAGTGACTGCACCCAGACACTCAGTAGCAAAAAAATTACAGAGATTCAAGAGAGAAAACTGTTTCTGCATAGACTCCTATAGTACTGCAAGTCGTGTCATCGCTTGGTGTCCTGCATAGAGTGCAGGTTTAAGGTATCTACGTATCTTTCAGAATTAGAAGCTATGCTGCGTCAGGGGTTATAACAGCTGTGCCCCCCCCCAACCGGCcgaggcagatggccgcccctcactgagcctggttctgccgaaagtttcttcctgttaaaagggagtttttctttcccaccgtcaccaagtctaaggagcttggagaaaagcgcctggacttctttaacttaaagaagtccaggcgcttttctttccaagctccttagactactatGGCTTTGATGACTgataaccttcacagacactgtcATCAAGGGTTTGCTCACAggggatcatctgattgttggggggtTTTCTCTCTTATATTGtatggtctttaccttacaatataaacagCCGAGAAGCGGCTATTTTTGCGATCCGGTGCTTTAGAAATACATCTTAGCTGAACTGAACTCCATAACATCTGGACCGAAATGCCTACACACAACGGTAGGCATTTCAATCAAGAGCTCTGTCCAAAACGTTCAATGACAAGCATCAGCACCAGGATTGTTTTTTAGCTCACCAACAGTTCATGTTCCCTAcccattttttattgtaactgcAACTTTGTAAGACTGGGTTGGGAGATGTTCTTGTGGtgagcttttatttacataattgGTTTCTTTAatagtgaaataaaataaatttgtatAACTGGAAACAGCGTTCTCCTGTGTGATTATCACATTGTATTCTTTAAACCATATAacagaatatataatatatataatttactcATAGTAATATTAATATCTAATGTGATTGAGTTTCCTTATCTCTACTTATGTGCTGATGTGTTCACTGAGGCCATTGTATGGTCCATTTTGGCTGCATTTCCATGTTTTAAACATGAAATTTGCTTATTTAAAGGGTGTCTCATGCATCTCTTATGCAGAAATATGTGTTGCCTAGCTGGACAAATGTAGCACAGGTCTACTATTATTGGTCACGTGTGTTTTCCCCCCCAGCCATCATGTTCTGTTTGTGCTTAGTTATGTCCATGTCTTATCTCCTGTCCCCTTTTCCCTCTGTATGTATTCACAGTGTACGTGTTCCTCGTTGGTTCGTCATGCTAAGTCTGCGTGTCTTATTCCGTCATGTGTCATGTATCACTCCAAATCTCACTGACTTTAACTAATAATAACTGTTTGCTGAGTGTTATGTCtaaaaggtattgcacaatCGCCTCTAGTAGAGGATCAGGTTTGTTTTCCACTGATAATGGATTTTAACATGACTGACCAATGATTGTGGAGCACGTCAATGTAGGATCTTATAAATACAACGAGcaaacttaaatgttttaaaatgttcaaaaaattaATGTATTATATTTCTGAAGTATGACGGAAGGAAAAAGTtaaatttttttcatattttaaaaaaaaatccatgggtTTAATGGGTCCATCATCACTATATTGAGGGCCTTGTATAATAGCCCAACTGCAAAAGTAAAGATTAACGGTGAACTTTCAGATGCTTTCAAGCTTGAAAGGTCCACAAGACAAGGATGCCCACTGAGTCCACTCTTATTTGCTATTTTTATAGAGCCATTGGCTGAAAGGATTAGGCAGAATGGTAACATAAAAGGGATTAATATCACTGGAAGTGAGCAGAAATTGGccttgtttgcagatgacattttGGTTTACTTATCAAACCCTACCGAATCACTTATGGAGCTCATGTCAGTGTTAAAGGAGTATGGGCTATACTCGGGATATAAATTGaatatacaaaaacacaagttcTTAGTAGCTTTTATAGCCCTCCCCAGAATCTGCTCAACAAATACAAACTAAGCTGGGACAAAAGAACTATCAAATATCTGGGCATAAACTTATCAATGGATATAACTAGCTTGGAAGAAATCAACTACCCCCTACTTAAAAAAGATATCATGCTAAATATTAGCAGATGGTCTATCTAAGCATTTCTTCTAGAGTGgacatcataaaaatgaatatgCTCCCAAAGATATTAAACTTATTCCAGTCTGTTTCTATAGAAAACCCTGATAGATACTTTGTAGAGTGGGATAGGACCCTCTCAAGATTTATATGGGCGGGTAAAAAGCCAAGAGTTAagttcaaaacacttcagctTCCCAaagataaaggaggattaggcATCCCTTGCCTACAGGATTACTACAGGGCAACACAAATAAGAAATCTGGTGGGCTGGTGTAAACCCGGATACTGTTCAACAGagacacgaatctggcattgatatctgacatcacaacagagagacgaatctggcattgatatctgacatcacaacagagagacgaatctggcattgatatttgacatcacaacagagagacgaatctggcattgatatctgacatcacaacagagagacgaatctggcattgatatttgacatcacaacagagagacgaatctggcattaatatctgacatcacaacagagagacgaatctggcattgatatctgacatcacaacagagagacgaatctggcattgatatctgacatcacaacagagagacgaatctggcattaatatctgacatcacaacagagagacgaatctggcattgatatctgacatcacaacagagagacgaatctggcattgatatctgacatcacaacagagagacgaatctggcattaatatctgacatcacaacagagagacgaatctggcattgatatttgacatcacaacagagagacgaatctggcattgatatctgacatcacaacagagagacgaatctttcattgatatctgacatcacaacagagagacgaatctttcattgatatctgacatcacaacagagagacgaatctggcattgatatctgacatcacaacagagagacgaatctttcattgatatctgacatcacaacagagagacgaatctggcattgatatctgacatcacaacagagagacgaatctttcattgatatctgacatcacaacagagagacgaatctggcattgatatctgacatcacaacagagagatgaatctggcattaatatttgacatcacaacagagagactggATGTCAATGTCAGAAAGATGACTGTGATGTCAGAACCCTCTAAATCTTGTAATTtacagatggtaaatggcctgtatttgcatagcgctttactagtccctaaggaccccaaagcactttacacatccagtcatccacccattcacacactggtgatggcagctacattgtagccacagccaccctggggcgcactgacagagataTTTAATTCCAAATGATTTGACTGCATCATTGCGTCTTTGAGTTATGACCCAAACTCTCTATCAACTTTGTGAATAAATTCACGTCCCCCTGTGACCTCATAATTACACCACAGTTCAGATGGCATGAATGAGTCATGAGGTCACACCAACAGTGacaacatcagcagtgacatcACTAAAGTTGCCAGGTGAGTCCATAAATAGAACCCGTGACGTGGAGCAGGTACCGCCGTTTTGGACAATGCCACGACGCAGGTATAGACGCAGACATGCGAGGTCTTCTCGCCCCGCTCGCAGACACAAGAGACCCCACAAGGCCTCGGGTGTCCGCAGACGTGGGAGAAGATACCGTCGCAGACATTAGACAATCTCAATAAACATGTAGGATGAACATCAAAACTTTGGTCCAATCAAGTTTTTTTTAGATAacatatgttgttgttgttttgtgtgtgtttgttatcaATGTTGTGGAAAAAAGTTAAGCTTAGTAAGCCATCAAGCACTGATCACTCGTAGAAGAGCACCAATAGGAGACATAACTAATTAGAAGGTGTTATTATTCAGTCTGTACATCGAATAGAAGGCACTAACCACAAGGTGATCTTCAATTCAtctctgtgtgaatgtgaacGGGGCGAGAAGacccccactaactgcatgtccctagactgtgggaggaagctcgagagaacatccagactccacacaaagaccccggcctgatgagGCTAGGGTCCTGAGTTCGATACCCTAAACTGAACGCAGGACAGAGGAAGGGATGGGTGATGTTCATGTGCGCCCAGGTGTATGATGTGGCTCTTTGTCTGTGACTGGTTGGCTGTCCCAGCCCTGGCCCTTCATGTATTTCAGTAATGTCCTTTTCTCCCGTCTCGTTTCCATGTTTTTCCCTTGTGACCCATTCCTTCTGTCACGTGTGTTTCCCCCCCAGCCATCATGTTCTGCTTGTGCTTAGTTATGTCCATGTCTTatctcctccagtctgcaagtTGCATCCACAGGCAAGATTAATATACCCcttcaaagtgttttttttttcttttctcttgatATTCATTAAGCACTCTTTAGTTGTGTGTTTCAGCTCTCAGACTGATATTTATGCCCCATGATTAGCACTGTTAATGTGTTTGGTATCCAGGGAGCACATCCAGTGTTGGGGTGCCTGGTTATGATCCTCTCACTCATCCAGCCTATCGGGGCCTTGCTGCGCTGCGGACCACAACATCACCTGTATGtatccatctgtgtgtgtttaattaatATACTATATCATGCCTATACACATTTAAGAATACTCTGttcaaatattatttaaaaaaaaattaaaaatggcctcactttttttttctctacaattatttaacaaatttTGAAAACACGATAAACCAAAGGAATGGGGCAGTACATGCTTAATGACTAAATGCACTGCTCACTCGGCAAAGTGAGgttataaagttatttgatAACCCTAAGAGTTGTATTCATACTTCAGccataaaagtttttaaaatttcaaactTTTGCAAAGTGTAGCCTGCATGTGCTTTATCAGAGCACACTTTCACACTGAAACACCAAGTAGGAAACTAATTTGCACATGACTCGTGAAAGTTATTCCTTCCTCTTAGTAATAAtggtgcttttaataaatatagcCTGGTTGTAGCTTTGGAGGCCAGACTcagtaaatgaaatattttttaagtgaaatATAGATTTAGTAAAATTGTATGTTCAGTAATGATACTTGTTTTCATAAATTGGATGCAGGAGAAATCTTAGACAAGAACTTCAGAAGCTGATGATTTTAtagttcttctcttttctttgataGGAGGTATCTGTTCAACtggacacattttttaaatgcgGTGGTAATAAAATCTATAGCTGgtaagcttgtgttttacttcatTCTACCATCTTGCATatatgaatagaatagaatagaattcaactttattgtcattgcacatgcacaggtacagggcaacgaaatgcagtttgcatccatccagaagtgcttattgatatagatatattacaatatatattagcaataatatagatatgtaagtatattacagaaatgggtctattatgttataatgtacacggtatgaagtatgttgtgaatattctataactacaagtatgtacaggctgtagtgagtacaagctatgtacaggatatgctAACATTTTCAATAGCAGACACACTGTCACCCATGCTGCTCGTCTTAAAATGCCTGCTTCTTTGTGTCACACAGTGGCAGCCATATTTACAGGCCTGGACAGGATTGACAGTGATGATGGGTGGCTATTGAAAGTGATGGGTGGCTTCTTTGCCTGGGAAGTTctcttcatcatcattttgGAGGTCCATGATTGGGTAGTTAAACACAGAggtaagccttttttttttccatttcagtgatgaaggaaaaaatCATCACTACCCATATACACTTTAATGACAAAAACCAATCTAGACCCAACAGTCCATTTTCACGGTGAAGAGCCACCTGATCAGTTCAGCAGCATTTAGCTGACTGAGCGAAGAGTATAACCCCTGTACACCTCAGAATGTGGTTGGATGGGTAAAATAAACAGCACTGTATCACAAGATTTTCTGTGTATAACACAGCAGCATCAAATATTTGTCACGGTACGGCATGGCACACCGTGGAAggagtggggaaggaggacccaggcgcggtgctctaCGTAtagacagtgtttatttacagagggtgatatcaaacaacaataaatccccgtgtttctccccagactcccgtgtcgtgtcctccaagtgctctctgctcccgtgTCTGCACtcccggtgctcgctgctccTTAAGCCTTCCACGCTCCTCCTGCGGGAAACAATAGCGGCAGCAGTCAGGACACTGAACAATGGCAGGCATACACTACAcgaccaaaacctaaactgggtaactaACGTGGAGTCCCaagcaatgatcccgcgtcggtgggagctccaagactctcttaagtagctcccccgacgaggcctgatcagcagcaggtgtgtggcttcgggtgtggccagtccccttgCAGGGCCACACCCTCCAGGCCTGACGCCGCCTATAAACAAGTGCtcagccacccacacacacatatacacaagcaCAGGGAAGGGGgagcaacaccaaaatacacagcaataataataataataatataatacaagactgctcagggatcctgggtcgcccagtcccaggaccctgacaataTTGGTATTTATGAATTGATGAGTGAAAACGCGTAAGAATGTCTCAATGGTAGTCTGCTGGAACAAAAGCTGTTACACTTTAACTGTGCTGAAGTACAGCGACAAAGGAATCTTTATCTTTCGATTTATTAAATGCATGAAAATACTCTGGGAATACTATACACGAAGGCTCAGCTCATGCACCACCAACCTAATGTTATCAGAGAGAACTTGCATTGAATTGTCTCAACTGAGACTATCCAATTTTGGACACGTGTAGTTTGACAATGCTGTGGCTCAATGTGTGGCTCAGTCAcacaaattattaaaaaaaaatatgatcacAACCTCTTTGTGTCTACAAAAACTGGTTAATgtttggtgatttttaaaaaatgttttacccCCCCGTGCCGCACACACTTTCCATGACCAATGGCAACTTGACATGCTAAATGTTTACATAGAGCTTCCAGCACATTGTTATCGTTctgaaagttgttgtttttttgttttttttcaatcacCACAACTACTCAACTCgactcaattttatttaaattgatttcaaattgttcttcttctgttaAAGCTTAAAACTAATATCATAACTCaacctgtataaataaaatgattaaaaacatagCTGACTGCTTTAGTTCACTTCAGTTAATGTGCCCTGCAATATTTCACTGTTCTTTGCTCTGGGTTTCAGATGATACTGCTGATCAAATGGAATCAGCATTGGTAAGCTGAAAGAAATATAAAAGCAAGCAATCACTGATTGCCACAAGATGGAGTATTTCTAatataattttactttttttgtcaGGTCAAAGGTGACAGTTGCCTGATCGCTGTGTACCTTCTGGGAAACCTTTGCTTTTTGGTGGCACTTCTGGTTGGAATTGGAGAAaaatgagcagcagcagaatcTTCCAGAGTGTTTCCCTGTAGTTTTGTTGAATTTTATCATCAATTTTAACATACTTGATGAGAGACTGCACTGGAAATTCAGACCCACTGATCCATCAGTTGGCGAATCCTGGAAAGTTTCTCAgtaatgtctttaaaaaatattacttatgttttttttctcttttgcttttagTTGATAATTAAGGTGTACTTTCAATCAGCATTCAATTTCACTGGGCCAAGCATTactgtcgtgtgtgtgtgtgtgtgtgtgtgtgtataatatgtCTCACAGTTGCAAAGAAAGAAGTCGTTTCAGCCGCCTTTAGCCTCCACTCTGGCTGC
The DNA window shown above is from Astatotilapia calliptera chromosome 11, fAstCal1.2, whole genome shotgun sequence and carries:
- the LOC113031412 gene encoding girdin-like, whose amino-acid sequence is MSLSNPVVCNMRAENEKLKQQIKELKNENKTLKQQNSTIRDLKVENADLKEQKRELINENKILQKNIEVLFKRSGFSKNKRKRDLQLENETIHFKIQELEYWNQILKDLNSSKTKEIQQQKEVMQEMEAEIRELQSSKTGLVIKVGDMEKDNQSLREENDVTVKRMCELKRDFEKEKDDMQQEIQAVKTELHQANTAFKELQESEERKRIMNEENKTTDSEQLRQTLERQCFAHEIDILRRHNELLEQDLQELSKRSGDSQKELKPHDEGVKGESRISKATEKDSEHDFEVTNREKELLCHEFEEMKRELEEVKKNLYDSQEEHNNLINNYDVQVDILKQQNKALENTVSDLTKKMWNGREAMRQMEKNFQEQRKLLENLRGEFEEI
- the LOC113031413 gene encoding putative ferric-chelate reductase 1, whose protein sequence is MISTVNVFGIQGAHPVLGCLVMILSLIQPIGALLRCGPQHHLRYLFNWTHFLNAVVIKSIAVAAIFTGLDRIDSDDGWLLKVMGGFFAWEVLFIIILEVHDWVVKHRDDTADQMESALVKGDSCLIAVYLLGNLCFLVALLVGIGEK